In one Streptomyces venezuelae genomic region, the following are encoded:
- a CDS encoding SPFH domain-containing protein, with amino-acid sequence MDLLFRGDTAELPKVAKQVKGAKEPGGRMGRSVSDVANGVRPPAGVPPRVDREVVERRGSACSGWWAVFVAVLALVGAGWLAWAGGLVPGRVTEFLRVPDAPRARHGLDASRLPAIGACGFVVLCALGGLSRGRAGSAWVLSLFGRYRGSVRRTGLVWISPLVLRRRVDVRLRHWRSDPMPAVDAQGVELRVVVLVVWQVKDTARALLTVDDHTAYLAEQVEAVTARVASRLPADSFRDPADGDVPTTLRDAEAVGDALTRALAAECRAVGIEVFSARPTRVEYAPEVAAAMQRRQIAAIDAKHRDTVLTSVLDAVDDTVRRLTERGLVALDDYERKALVKDLTVAFYTARGSAVDTH; translated from the coding sequence CCGACGTGGCGAACGGCGTGCGGCCTCCGGCCGGGGTGCCGCCTCGGGTCGACCGGGAGGTCGTCGAACGGCGCGGGTCCGCGTGCTCCGGCTGGTGGGCCGTGTTCGTGGCCGTGCTCGCACTCGTGGGCGCGGGGTGGCTGGCCTGGGCAGGGGGACTCGTGCCCGGGCGGGTCACGGAGTTCCTTCGCGTGCCCGACGCGCCTCGCGCGCGTCACGGACTCGACGCGTCACGGTTGCCGGCCATCGGCGCCTGCGGGTTCGTCGTGCTGTGCGCGCTCGGCGGACTCTCCCGGGGGAGGGCAGGCAGCGCATGGGTCCTGTCGCTCTTCGGGCGGTACCGCGGCAGCGTGCGGCGCACCGGACTCGTCTGGATCAGCCCCCTCGTGCTGCGCCGACGTGTCGACGTACGGCTGCGGCACTGGCGGAGCGATCCCATGCCGGCCGTCGACGCGCAGGGCGTGGAGCTGCGGGTGGTCGTCCTCGTGGTGTGGCAGGTCAAGGACACGGCACGGGCGCTCCTCACGGTCGACGACCACACCGCCTACCTCGCGGAACAGGTCGAGGCGGTGACCGCGCGCGTGGCGTCACGGCTGCCCGCGGACTCGTTCCGCGACCCCGCCGACGGCGACGTGCCGACGACCCTGCGGGACGCCGAAGCCGTCGGCGACGCGCTCACCAGGGCGCTGGCCGCGGAGTGCAGGGCCGTCGGCATCGAGGTGTTCTCCGCCCGGCCCACCCGCGTGGAGTACGCCCCGGAAGTGGCCGCCGCGATGCAGCGCCGCCAGATCGCCGCGATCGACGCCAAACACCGGGACACCGTGCTGACGTCGGTCCTGGACGCAGTGGACGACACCGTCCGCAGACTCACCGAACGGGGACTCGTCGCACTCGACGACTACGAACGGAAGGCCCTGGTCAAGGACTTGACCGTGGCCTTCTACACGGCGCGGGGGAGCGCCGTCGACACCCACTGA
- a CDS encoding C40 family peptidase translates to MQTPRFTEATPADCTCGHCAAAPGPSGAGQQHCGTVRGAVVAAVGAAVLVGAASGTASAEPAPSHAGWDGSKYWYKDATGWWRWTSHYDKYVARGGKGAAAWKGKGAAAAKSASAGTRRSASAAEPVFRGRQGWDATDRVYWYRKNGHWYWTSHQYKYERYTGRSGTTAPVTPPRPSTNPGTPRRHGTEAAITYAMRHLGDPYVWGGNGPHGWDCSGLVMAAYRQAGIALPRVADAQYRATQPISRGQLRRGDLVFWSGDGSASGVHHVAIYLGGGQYLEAPRPGKNVRVSSFSWYNPNLYGRVR, encoded by the coding sequence GTGCAGACTCCCCGATTCACCGAAGCCACCCCCGCCGACTGCACCTGCGGACACTGCGCGGCGGCCCCCGGCCCGAGCGGTGCCGGACAGCAGCACTGCGGCACCGTACGCGGCGCCGTGGTCGCCGCCGTCGGCGCTGCCGTCCTGGTGGGCGCCGCCTCCGGAACGGCCTCGGCGGAGCCCGCGCCGAGCCACGCGGGCTGGGACGGCTCCAAGTACTGGTACAAGGACGCCACCGGCTGGTGGCGCTGGACCTCGCACTACGACAAGTACGTGGCGCGCGGCGGTAAGGGAGCCGCCGCCTGGAAGGGAAAGGGAGCCGCGGCCGCCAAGAGCGCGTCCGCCGGTACGCGCAGGTCCGCGTCCGCCGCCGAACCCGTCTTCCGCGGCCGCCAGGGCTGGGACGCCACCGACCGCGTCTACTGGTACCGGAAGAACGGACACTGGTACTGGACCAGCCACCAGTACAAGTACGAGCGCTACACGGGCCGCTCGGGCACCACCGCACCCGTCACCCCGCCCCGCCCCTCCACCAACCCCGGCACGCCCCGCCGCCACGGCACCGAGGCCGCCATCACGTACGCCATGCGCCACCTCGGCGACCCCTACGTATGGGGCGGCAACGGCCCGCACGGGTGGGACTGCTCGGGCCTGGTCATGGCGGCGTACCGGCAGGCCGGCATCGCCCTGCCCCGCGTCGCCGACGCCCAGTACCGCGCCACGCAGCCCATCTCGCGGGGCCAGCTGCGCCGCGGCGACCTCGTGTTCTGGAGCGGCGACGGCAGCGCGTCCGGCGTCCACCACGTGGCGATCTACCTGGGCGGCGGCCAGTACCTGGAGGCCCCGCGGCCCGGCAAGAACGTCCGGGTCTCCTCCTTCAGCTGGTACAACCCGAACCTGTACGGGAGGGTCCGCTAG